A DNA window from Lachancea thermotolerans CBS 6340 chromosome G complete sequence contains the following coding sequences:
- the SMP3 gene encoding glycosylphosphatidylinositol-alpha 1,2 mannosyltransferase (similar to uniprot|Q04174 Saccharomyces cerevisiae YOR149C SMP3 Protein involved in glycosyl phosphatidyl inositol synthesis most likely an alpha 1 2 mannosyltransferase utilized for addition of the fourth side-branching mannose onto the GPI core structure), translating to MRLKTWHVLGYLFGLIVALEPSYIHPDEHFQSLEVMMIKIMGIKGTIPWEFKPESAARSFVPLYITYGPLLYLNKYILHLSSGVALMYLVRIQNYIVFMYLSKLALQFLLDSKLDRKKASFYISTSYIIWAYQTHSFSNSLESIILLLVLSLFRILIKDSSDRSFNHYKTCVVLGILVTLGVFNRITFLAFILLPCVPTFHLFYSKHLKSLCVSAISFICSCLLFVFLDKTIYGSDDWCVTPLNNLLYNLQDANLAQHGLHPRYTHVLVNVPQMLGPIMVFFVSKKQKINLALLSCISGLLILSLFRHQELRFLVPLFPLFCISIDLEKLNTFPYPKLIAKTWVAFNIVFGIIMGSLHQRGVVTAIQRLAEKQEHVDVHLWWKTYSPPTWLYMNNNLTVSTTNFVNSAERLDNVDFGITVDHVVDLKGCDYELFEFGLMSFLNSTSHGICLIIPKSTDKGVQKFRTKHEDVRFQVLWETPFSLDLDHIDFTDLSTLQPGMTIYQIDRL from the coding sequence ATGAGattgaaaacttggcaTGTACTAGGGTACCTGTTTGGCCTAATCGTCGCCCTTGAGCCTTCCTACATTCACCCTGATGAACATTTCCAGAGTTTAGAAGTTATGATGATCAAAATAATGGGCATTAAAGGGACAATTCCCTGGGAGTTCAAGCCAGAAAGTGCCGCAAGGAGTTTTGTTCCTCTCTACATTACATATGGGCCTTTGCTTTACCTAAACAAGTACATCTTACATCTTTCATCAGGGGTTGCATTAATGTACCTGGTTCGGATACAAAATTACATTGTCTTCATGTACCTTAGCaagctggcgctgcagTTCCTACTTGATTCAAAACTAGACAGAAAAAAAGCAAGCTTTTACATTTCAACGTCCTACATCATCTGGGCCTATCAAACACATTCATTTTCCAACTCTTTGGAGAGCATTATACTGCTTCTTGTGTTGTCTCTCTTCCGCATTTTAATCAAAGATTCTAGTGATCGTTCATTCAATCATTACAAGACATGCGTTGTGCTCGGTATACTCGTTACGCTCGGAGTTTTTAACAGAATTACTTTCCTAGCTTTTATCCTACTTCCATGCGTTCCAACCTTCCACTTGTTTTATTCAAAGCATTTGAAGTCCCTCTGTGTGAGTGCGATATCCTTCATTTGCTCATGccttttgtttgttttcttggatAAAACTATCTATGGATCTGACGACTGGTGCGTCACTCCATTGAACAACTTGCTCTATAATCTCCAGGACGCAAATCTGGCGCAACATGGTCTGCATCCACGCTATACTCATGTGCTTGTGAACGTACCCCAAATGTTAGGGCCCATTATGGTGTTCTTTGTCtccaagaaacagaaaattAACTTGGCGCTGCTTTCATGTATATCCGGCTTGTTAATTTTGTCCTTGTTCCGGCATCAAGAGCTACGCTTCCTGGTTCCTCTCTTTCCACTGTTTTGCATCTCCATAGATCTGGAGAAGTTGAACACCTTTCCATACCCGAAATTGATAGCCAAGACATGGGTTGCATTCAATATAGTTTTTGGGATCATTATGGGATCCCTCCATCAGAGGGGTGTGGTTACTGCGATTCAAAGGCTTGCTGAAAAGCAAGAACACGTTGATGTTCATCTGTGGTGGAAGACGTACTCGCCACCGACATGGCTTTACATGAACAATAATCTCACCGTGTCAACGACAAACTTTGTGAATAGCGCGGAAAGATTAGACAATGTCGATTTTGGAATTACCGTAGACCATGTGGTAGACCTCAAAGGTTGCGattatgagctttttgagtttggattgatgagctttttgaattcgACCTCACACGGCATATGCTTGATCATTCCAAAATCAACAGACAAAggagttcaaaaattcagAACTAAACACGAAGATGTGCGCTTCCAGGTTTTATGGGAGACACCCTTTAGCTTGGATTTAGACCACATTGATTTCACCGATCTCAGCACGCTTCAACCTGGTATGACGATATACCAAATCGATCGGCTATGA
- the RPT3 gene encoding proteasome regulatory particle base subunit RPT3 (highly similar to uniprot|P33298 Saccharomyces cerevisiae YDR394W RPT3 One of six ATPases of the 19S regulatory particle of the 26S proteasome involved in the degradation of ubiquitinated substrates substrate of N-acetyltransferase B), which produces MEELGILSTPTSGSGETAPIGSYGSLVAQLNSNAGSAINGSSDNYFRLKKLEKELELLNLQEDYIKDEQRHLKRELLRAQEEVKRIQSVPLVIGQFLEPIDENTGIVSSTTGMSYVVKILSTLDRELLKPSTSVALHRHSNALVDILPPDSDSSISIMSANEKPDVSYSDVGGLDMQKQEIREAVELPLVQADLYQQIGIDPPRGVLLYGPPGTGKTMLVKAVANSTNVAFIRVNGSEFVHKYLGEGPRMVRDVFRLARENAPSIIFIDEVDSIATKRFDAQTGSDREVQRILIELLTQMDGFDQSINVKVIMATNRADTLDPALLRPGRLDRKIEFPSLRDRRERRLIFGTVAAKMALAPEVDLDSLIIRNDPLSGALIAAIMQEAGLRAVRKNRYVILQSDLEEAYASQVKSSSDVDKFEFYK; this is translated from the coding sequence ATGGAAGAGCTAGGCATCTTATCAACGCCTACTAGTGGAAGCGGCGAAACCGCCCCTATTGGTTCTTATGGGTCTTTAGTTGCACAACTTAACAGCAATGCTGGCAGTGCCATCAATGGGAGTTCGGACAACTACTTCaggctcaagaagctggaaaaagaattggaacttttgaatcttcAGGAAGATTACATTAAAGACGAGCAGCGCCACTTGAAGCGTGAGCTGCTAAGGGCGCAAGAGGAAGTGAAACGGATTCAGTCTGTCCCCTTGGTTATTGGACAGTTTCTAGAGCCTATCGATGAAAACACAGGTATAGTCTCAAGCACGACTGGGATGAGCTACGTGGTGAAGATTTTGTCCACGTTGGACCGCGAGCTCTTGAAGCCCTCGACATCTGTGGCGCTGCATCGTCACTCCAACGCTTTGGTCGACATCCTTCCACCAGACTCTGACTCTAGTATATCGATTATGAGCGCAAACGAGAAACCTGATGTTAGCTACTCGGATGTGGGTGGTCTGGACAtgcaaaaacaagagaTAAGAGAGGCTGTTGAACTGCCTTTGGTGCAAGCAGACCTGTATCAACAAATTGGTATCGACCCTCCAAGGGGTGTGCTTTTGTATGGCCCACCAGGTACCGGTAAAACTATGCTGGTAAAAGCAGTAGCTAACAGTACAAACGTCGCGTTCATTAGGGTCAACGGTTCGGAGTTTGTCCACAAATACCTGGGTGAGGGTCCTAGAATGGTGCGCGATGTGTTCAGACTCGCCAGAGAGAATGCGCCTTCAATCATTTTCATAGACGAAGTGGATTCTATCGCCACTAAACGTTTTGACGCTCAGACGGGGTCTGACCGTGAAGTTCAACGTATATTAATCGAGCTTTTGACACAAATGGACGGTTTTGACCAGAGCATCAATGTCAAAGTGATCATGGCAACCAACAGAGCCGACACTTTAGACCCTGCTCTGTTGAGACCTGGAAGACTCGACAGGAAGATCGAGTTCCCCTCTCTAAGAGACAGAAGAGAAAGGCGTCTGATTTTTGGCACAGTTGCCGCAAAGATGGCGTTGGCTCCAGAAGTCGATTTGGACTCTCTCATAATCAGGAACGATCCTCTTTCTGGTGCCTTGATAGCAGCCATCATGCAAGAAGCAGGTCTGCGCGCTGTCAGAAAAAATAGATATGTCATTCTACAAAGCGACCTGGAAGAAGCTTACGCATCGCAAGTGAAATCTAGCAGCGACGTGGACAAATTCGAATTCTATAAATAG
- the NCB2 gene encoding negative cofactor 2 transcription regulator complex subunit NCB2 (highly similar to uniprot|Q04176 Saccharomyces cerevisiae YDR397C NCB2 Beta subunit of the NC2 dimeric histone-fold complex represses RNA polymerase II transcription through binding to TBP and inhibition of TFIIA and TFIIB homologous to the Dr1 subunit of the mammalian NC2 (negative cofactor2)) — protein MGEQEDISLPKATVQKIISEVLESDLTFSKEAREIIIESGIEFIMILSSMASEMADKEAKKTIAPDHVIKALEELEYHEFIPYLEQILVEHKETQRIKERRDAKFKKSGLSEEELLRQQEELFRQSRNRFQQTSTTPGDGAEGAESLEAEADSSRSESVKAEEL, from the coding sequence ATGGGCGAACAAGAGGATATCTCGCTGCCCAAGGCCACGGTGCAGAAAATCATCTCCGAGGTGCTAGAAAGCGACCTGACGTTCAGCAAGGAGGCGCGCGAAATCATCATCGAGTCCGGCATCGAGTTCATCATGATCCTGTCGTCGATGGCGTCCGAGATGGCGGACAAGGAGGCCAAAAAGACGATCGCGCccgatcacgtgatcaagGCCctggaggagctggagTACCACGAGTTCATCCCGTACCTGGAGCAGATCCTCGTTGAGCACAAGGAGACGCAGCGCATCAAGGAGCGCCGGGacgccaagttcaagaagtccGGCCTCTCCGAGGAGGAGCTGCTACGGCAGCAGGAGGAGCTGTTTCGCCAGTCCAGGAACAGGTTCCAGCAAACCTCGACCACGCCCGGCGACGGCGCGGAGGGCGCGGAAAGCCTCGAGGCCGAGGCAGACTCCTCTCGTTCCGAGTCCGTCAAGGCCGAGGAACTGTAA
- the HPT1 gene encoding hypoxanthine phosphoribosyltransferase (highly similar to uniprot|Q04178 Saccharomyces cerevisiae YDR399W HPT1 Dimeric hypoxanthine-guanine phosphoribosyltransferase catalyzes the formation of both inosine monophosphate and guanosine monophosphate mutations in the human homolog HPRT1 can cause Lesch-Nyhan syndrome and Kelley-Seegmiller syndrome), whose product MSLEKQYISYNNVHQLCQEAAVKIKNFKPDLIIAIGGGGFIPARILRTFLKEENVPTVRIFAIILSLYEDLASESSMEEKPGVTVNRTQWIDYEQCKLDLVGKNVLIVDEVDDTRTTLHYALNELEKDAAEQAKAKGIDLEQQPEMKTNFGIFVLHDKVKAKKADLPADLLNDENRYFAARKVPDTWYAYPWESKDIVYHTKMAIEQGNDVFLP is encoded by the coding sequence ATGAGTTTGGAAAAACAATACATCAGTTATAACAATGTCCACCAGCTATGCCAGGAGGCAGCCGTgaaaatcaagaacttcaagccAGACTTGATCATTGCTATCGGTGGTGGTGGCTTCATTCCTGCAAGAATCCTGCGtactttcttgaaggaaGAGAACGTTCCAACAGTGAGAATTTTTGCTATCATTTTGTCGCTGTATGAAGACTTGGCTTCTGAAAGCTCGATGGAAGAGAAGCCCGGTGTGACCGTCAACAGAACTCAGTGGATCGACTACGAACAGTGCAAGCTAGACCTCGTGGGCAAGAATGTCTTGATCGTAGATGAAGTGGATGATACTCGTACCACTCTACACTACGCGTTGAACGAGTTAGAGAAGGATGCTGCTGAACAAGCCAAGGCTAAGGGTATTGACTTGGAGCAGCAACCTGAAATGAAGACGAACTTTGGTATCTTTGTGCTGCACGACAAAGtgaaggccaagaaagctGATTTGCCAGCCGATCTTCTCAACGACGAAAACCGTTATTTTGCTGCGAGAAAGGTTCCAGACACCTGGTACGCATACCCTTGGGAGTCCAAGGACATTGTGTACCATACCAAGATGGCCATAGAGCAAGGAAACGACGTTTTCTTGCCTTAA
- the UTP5 gene encoding Utp5p (similar to uniprot|Q04177 Saccharomyces cerevisiae YDR398W UTP5 Nucleolar protein component of the small subunit (SSU) processome containing the U3 snoRNA that is involved in processing of pre-18S rRNA) — protein sequence MSESPVVLSQYDPSGQFLAYVTVALDKHRVSVEPTNAGKANGLVNENFLYLEDSQSRVTCLQWVHLASSDAQLVALGLNSGEVWLYAPSANQVVYKLSTGALHAIRDFQCKGQTAWCCDQSDTVYQFNMTEFTVAAKFKVEGCENLQKLCVVDEQHILLASHSISLVDVQSKLVVQTFPGHISAVSNLIMLNSSAFLTSATNDRFLNIYDLATGGTKSVLVAQSDVLQLSHYNDSTVAVTTEDGTIEVFPDPLVNTSKKRRRTVSKQSTHLIKIQRPESEERVAAMNVFITADTLNYAWLENATIPYFDQLQWAELPATHLITKSRPSATSKHANRTLHGEDVAAAKSYVEGNATVTSGDNFKHVHEAIAELERGGADASDSLADRMASSSLGDDHAGSKRSKKRVTTGTLTVVLSQSLQSNDHSLLETVLNNRDEKIIKGTISRLQPSLAVLLLERLAERIARQTNRQGPLNVWVKWCLIIHGGYLARMPNLMSSLASLHSTLRKRSEILPRLQALETRLDFSLNQLDAYRASHVNLGEMSASAFGVGEDNEEEVEYCEELDDAGLIEDGELDDDEDFSDSEDNQSDNDQRNGNFAEEDGIDGEGASEGELDDEHGYSDVEGDDDSHPNGHKRV from the coding sequence ATGTCAGAGTCACCAGTGGTTCTTTCTCAGTACGATCCGAGCGGCCAGTTTCTGGCCTATGTCACAGTAGCTCTGGACAAACACAGGGTCTCTGTGGAGCCCACGAACGCCGGCAAAGCAAATGGCCTGGTGAACGAGAACTTTCTCTACCTCGAGGACTCGCAATCACGCGTGACGTGCCTGCAGTGGGTCCATCTGGCCTCCAGCGACGCGCAACTTGTCGCGCTGGGTCTCAATTCAGGTGAAGTCTGGCTCTACGCTCCTTCGGCCAACCAAGTTGTCTACAAGCTTTCCACCGGCGCCTTGCACGCCATCCGCGACTTCCAGTGCAAGGGCCAAACCGCCTGGTGTTGCGACCAAAGCGATACCGTTTACCAGTTTAACATGACTGAGTTCACCGTCGCGGCAAAGTTCAAAGTCGAGGGCTGCGAGAACCTGCAAAAGCTGTGTGTCGTGGACGAGCAGCACATCCTGCTGGCGTCGCACTCGATCTCACTTGTCGATGTCCAGTCCAAACTAGTCGTCCAAACTTTCCCCGGTCATATCTCCGCGGTTTCGAACCTCATAATGCTCAACTCATCTGCTTTCCTCACGAGCGCTACCAACGATAGATTCCTGAACATCTACGACCTCGCTACAGGAGGCACAAAGTCGGTACTGGTGGCGCAGTCTGACGTGCTACAACTGTCCCACTACAATGATTCGACAGTCGCTGTCACAACCGAGGACGGAACAATTGAAGTGTTCCCAGATCCATTGGTGAACACGAGTAAAAAGAGACGGAGAACAGTGTCCAAACAGTCTACGCACCTGATCAAAATCCAACGTCCAGAGAGCGAGGAGCGCGTTGCCGCGATGAATGTGTTCATTACAGCAGACACTTTGAACTACGCTTGGCTGGAAAACGCTACAATTCCATATTTCGACCAGCTCCAGTGGGCTGAACTTCCAGCAACACATCTAATAACAAAGTCACGGCCTTCGGCAACTTCGAAGCATGCCAACCGCACTCTTCATGGGGAAGACGTTGCGGCCGCTAAATCCTACGTGGAGGGCAATGCCACTGTCACTTCAGGAGACAACTTCAAGCACGTTCATGAGGCAATCGCTGAGCTCGAAAGAGGCGGTGCAGATGCAAGCGACTCTCTGGCGGACAGAAtggcctcttcttcgctggGGGACGACCATGCAGGATCAAAGCGTTCCAAAAAGCGTGTCACCACAGGCACCCTGACCGTGGTTCTTTCCCAATCATTGCAATCAAACGATCATTCGCTTCTTGAGACTGTGCTCAACAACCGTGACGAAAAAATAATAAAGGGTACTATAAGCCGACTGCAGCCATCACTTGCGGTACTACTATTAGAGAGACTTGCAGAGCGTATTGCCAGACAGACGAACAGGCAAGGGCCCCTAAACGTTTGGGTCAAATGGTGTCTAATCATTCACGGTGGCTACCTCGCCCGCATGCCCAATCTGATGTCGAGTTTGGCCTCGCTGCACTCGACCTTGAGAAAGCGTTCGGAGATATTACCGCGTCTACAGGCACTAGAAACAAGATTAGACTTTTCATTGAACCAACTTGACGCCTACCGCGCATCTCACGTTAACCTTGGGGAAATGAGCGCGAGCGCATTCGGAGTTGGCGAGGACAATGAGGAGGAAGTTGAGTATTGTGAAGAGCTTGACGATGCTGGGCTTATCGAAGACGGCGAGTTggatgacgacgaggatTTCAGCGATAGCGAAGACAACCAAAGCGATAATGATCAACGCAATGGCAACTtcgctgaagaagacggTATTGACGGCGAAGGTGCTAGCGAAGGTGAGTTGGATGACGAGCATGGCTACAGCGATGTCGAGGGTGACGACGACAGCCATCCTAACGGTCACAAAAGAGTGTAG
- a CDS encoding KLTH0G02750p (no similarity), with the protein MLRDMLRARPNAVCAWGGSLFFAAAHRSARKFWLVRRRSRTPVETHTLGKAQRPGSGAGLCQRCATRMSIHTGGRSSMREWRESLVAKAPVAPRLCSATRFPASWIRPLDVRLSLGAPLACCRTSLCTTEPSPPHRKIFQNFNAMQFENLR; encoded by the coding sequence ATGCTGCGAGATATGCTGAGGGCGCGGCCTAACGCGGTGTGCGCGTGGGGAGGGAgcctttttttcgctgCCGCTCATCGCAGCGCCAGAAAGTTCTGGCTGGTAAGGCGCCGCTCTCGCACCCCAGTGGAAACACACACGCTTGGCAAGGCGCAGCGTCCCGGCTCAGGCGCTGGCCTCTGCCAGCGCTGCGCGACCCGCATGTCAATTCACACTGGAGGACGCTCCTCTATGCGCGAGTGGCGCGAAAGTTTAGTAGCAAAAGCCCCTGTGGCGCCCCGCCTCTGCTCGGCCACGCGCTTCCCGGCTTCGTGGATACGCCCTCTAGACGTCCGACTGTCGCTCGGCGCCCCGCTCGCCTGTTGTCGCACATCGCTCTGTACTACAGAGCCATCTCCTCCACATAGgaaaattttccaaaatttcaatgCGATGCAATTCGAAAAtctgcgatga
- the SXM1 gene encoding Sxm1p (similar to uniprot|Q04175 Saccharomyces cerevisiae YDR395W SXM1 Nuclear protein; has similarity to Cse1p homologs including Nmd5p, Cse1p,Lph2p, and the human cellular apoptosis susceptibility protein, CAS1; also has similarity to the karyopherin Kap95p), translating to MLDQNAILSAFNRTMASDAVAIKQAEQELFQMQKEPGFTAFLLNAATDESIPLNVRISCAIYMKNKIQRCWSSKRDDAILPQEQSVLKDTLIQSLIRNSENSHIKPYLTESVRGILENNEKWDLILPINELLSSNDPKFVYPGLLLLFEVCIHHRWEMPDNRGYIDEVIMRVFPVVERIASQLIQENDYRSNELLYLILKSFKYACLNNFPRYFTNTEKLQSWIRLHLFLCSKPLPQEVLNLEPADRSLDKRVKCNKWAFGNLSRFLMKYSRTTKTVTKEFVGYIFDQIVPTILGEYFKTIESWGSGSLWLSDASLYYMIEFLEKCMTTDSLWSLIQPHLESIITYVIFPCLSADEESVTLFEDDPEEYTRRYFDVNKEGTTADVASTDFIFVIGHKRFEEVSKILPLINSVFNEFAEKKDLPSAYREEGALRLLSSLCGFLAENDSPVKNELEGIFEHYVLPLLTQQKYPFLIARALETIAIHQQAFIDMNVLSKIYEAVYVNFMNSEYLPIQVEASDALKTLVVSNPSIHPHISSQVPGIMEKLLKLSKEFEIDILSEVMESFVERFADELTPFAQDLAANLAEQFVMLGQSIVESSSGNYSTADQDQEIQASALLQTMTTMVMSMNKVSLVDKFMPVVKFILVHAQITFLSEAVDLMDSLALSSKAMFNKFTPEIWEMLHDVLDSCQTYALEYFESFQVFFETVVTYGFPTDNTYAPAFLEVLSHAMGSEVDFDVESAFDILLFYVLAMKENPLFEKALTVAGNEDTELELDDALIVKLFLAGLFTTPLETLQICEQQGVTLDLLQKWFSCNFSSVFTIKLQLVAIISVLGLPELPSCVSGFIPQLSDKLVSLTASLPDAIRKRDAVSKGELGGSSFDGEDGTDFFEELEDDFKESCLDDISCFQQVHVLFSQLQSGNPGLYQQITGSLSDDKLDTLKTILEFVAHN from the coding sequence ATGCTAGACCAAAATGCCATTCTAAGCGCGTTTAATCGCACGATGGCGTCCGATGCCGTGGCCATTAAGCAAGCAGAACAGGAGTTGTTTCAAATGCAGAAGGAGCCGGGATTTACCGCGTTTCTTCTCAATGCTGCTACCGATGAGTCAATTCCCTTGAACGTGCGCATTTCGTGTGCGATTTACATGAAAAATAAGATACAAAGGTGCTGGAGCTCTAAGAGAGACGATGCTATCTTGCCCCAAGAGCAAAGCGTATTAAAAGACACTTTAATTCAAAGTCTCATCAGAAATTCTGAGAACTCACACATAAAACCATACTTAACGGAATCAGTTCGCGGAATTTTAGAGAATAACGAGAAATGGGATTTGATCCTTCCTATCAACGAGCTCCTTTCCAGCAATGATCCCAAGTTTGTGTACCCGGGTCTGCTTTTACTATTCGAGGTATGTATCCATCACAGGTGGGAAATGCCTGACAACAGGGGGTATATTGATGAAGTGATTATGAGGGTTTTCCCAGTAGTAGAGAGAATTGCCTCGCAACTAATTCAGGAGAATGACTACAGATCTAATGAGCTTTTGTATTTGATCCTGAAATCCTTCAAGTACGCTTGTCTGAACAACTTTCCACGCTATTTCACAAACACCGAAAAACTGCAATCGTGGATTCGGCTTCACTTGTTCTTATGTTCCAAACCCTTACCTCAAGAAGTGTTGAATTTGGAGCCTGCCGACAGATCTCTTGATAAGAGAGTAAAATGCAACAAGTGGGCCTTCGGAAACCTCTCAAGATTTCTCATGAAGTACAGCAGAACGACAAAGACAGTTACTAAAGAATTTGTGGGTTACATTTTCGATCAAATCGTCCCCACAATCCTTGGCGAGTACTTCAAAACGATCGAATCGTGGGGTAGTGGCTCCTTGTGGTTAAGCGACGCTTCGCTCTACTACATGATCGAGTTTCTGGAAAAGTGTATGACCACTGATTCTTTGTGGTCACTGATACAACCACATCTGGAATCAATCATTACTTATGTCATCTTCCCCTGTCTGTCAGCCGATGAGGAAAGTGTGACGTTGTTTGAGGATGACCCCGAAGAATATACAAGGCGTTACTTCGACGTTAACAAGGAGGGGACTACCGCAGATGTTGCATCGACTGACTTTATTTTTGTCATAGGACATAAGCGTTTTGAGGAAGTCAGCAAGATTCTGCCACTTATAAACAGtgttttcaatgaatttgCCGAAAAGAAAGATTTGCCTAGCGCTTACCGCGAAGAAGGTGCTCTGAGACTTTTGAGCTCGCTTTGTGGCTTTTTGGCCGAAAACGACTCTCCAGTGAAgaatgagcttgaaggtATCTTTGAACACTACGTGCTGCCACTACTCACACAGCAAAAATACCCGTTTCTGATAGCGAGGGCTTTGGAAACTATTGCGATTCACCAGCAAGCGTTCATAGACATGAACGTGTTATCAAAGATCTACGAGGCAGTGTATGTCAATTTCATGAACTCAGAATACTTGCCTATTCAAGTGGAAGCTtctgatgctttgaagactttAGTTGTTTCTAATCCAAGCATCCATCCACACATCTCATCCCAGGTGCCTGGCATCAtggagaagctgctgaaactctcaaaagagtttgaaaTAGACATTTTATCGGAAGTTATGGAATCTTTCGTTGAGCGGTTTGCAGACGAGCTAACTCCATTTGCGCAAGACCTAGCGGCTAACCTCGCCGAGCAATTTGTTATGCTGGGGCAGTCAATCGTGGAGAGTTCTAGCGGAAACTACTCCACTGCAGaccaagatcaagagaTTCAGGCCAGCGCGTTGCTTCAAACCATGACTACCATGGTTATGTCGATGAACAAAGTGTCTCTGGTTGACAAATTCATGCCCGTAGTGAAATTCATCCTGGTTCACGCGCAAATCACATTTTTGAGCGAGGCCGTCGACCTGATGGATTCCTTGGCGCTCTCTTCCAAGGCGATGTTCAACAAATTCACTCCTGAAATCTGGGAGATGCTGCACGACGTTCTGGACTCTTGCCAGACTTACGCGTTGGAGTACTTCGAGAGCTTCCAAGTGTTTTTCGAGACAGTTGTAACCTACGGTTTCCCAACCGACAACACCTACGCGCCCGCTTTCTTGGAAGTTCTTTCGCACGCCATGGGCAGCGAAGTCGACTTCGACGTGGAAAGCGCGTTCGACATCCTGCTTTTCTACGTTTTGGCTATGAAAGAGAACCCTCTGTTCGAAAAAGCGCTAACAGTCGCAGGTAATGAGGACACAGAGCTGGAACTGGACGACGCGCTCATTGTCAAGTTATTTTTGGCAGGCCTTTTCACAACGCCGCTGGAGACTCTACAGATTTGCGAGCAACAGGGCGTCACTTTAGATCTACTGCAGAAGTGGTTCTCCTGCAATTTCAGCAGCGTCTTCACAATCAAGCTGCAGCTAGTGGCTATAATCTCGGTTCTAGGGCTTCCTGAACTACCAAGCTGCGTGAGCGGCTTCATCCCACAGCTCTCCGACAAGCTCGTGAGCCTGACTGCGTCTCTCCCAGATGCTATCAGGAAGAGAGACGCGGTGTCTAAGGGGGAACTGGGTGGAAGCTCCTTCGACGGCGAAGACGGGACCGACTTTTTCGAGGAGCTTGAGGACGACTTCAAGGAGTCGTGCCTGGACGACATCAGCTGTTTCCAACAGGTGCACGTCCTCTTCTCGCAGCTGCAGTCTGGCAACCCCGGACTATACCAGCAGATCACGGGGTCGTTGTCGGACGACAAACTAGACACCCTTAAGACCATTCTAGAGTTTGTAGCACATAACTGA